In a genomic window of Chiloscyllium plagiosum isolate BGI_BamShark_2017 chromosome 51, ASM401019v2, whole genome shotgun sequence:
- the khdc4 gene encoding KH homology domain-containing protein 4, with protein sequence CCLQATLPVKSVAAAAAKNKDDLVVAEVEINDVPINCRNLLTRGQTQDEVSRLTGAAVSTRGRFMAPEEKVQATPGDRALYLHIQGQTRDVVDKAVNRIKEIIAGGVIKAVSASGSQFNGPMVTVYHQPAPVTHPTTTTAKSQAGMHYVQDKVFVGLEQIDPAFNIKEKVEGPGGSYLQHIQAETGAKVFLRGKGSGCLEPASGREAFEPMYIYISHPKPEGLSAARKLCESLLQTVHSEHSRFLSQMNSSVMPPQGYQQVPGAVPQQHYYPGQGYQARYPVGPIPLQSSQSSYPRPCGPEAAQFPVSGAAQPLAVPGQQNPVVGNYATPLPVNTPAYDGMMGAPRPSTHLPPPQGHKRRFTEESEEESALLGYQHGPIHMTNLGTGSSQTGRSGAGMVFADPCGRAKERDRQLMPPPPRLLNEGFVQPEDQCGMYRPPASLDRLGEPSMKMRRMSERGSRLVSYGGDSSDEEEEHSRRRQSMVQGWSAECRYTLPPQRAQQQMPFWMAP encoded by the exons TGTTGTTTGCAGGCAACCCTTCCTGTGAAGAGTGTGGCAGCAGCTGCTGCGAAAAACAAGGATGACCTGGTGGTCGCTGAAGTCGAAATCAATGATGTTCCCATCAACTGTCGAAATCTGCTCACCCGGGGGCAGACTCAGGACGAG GTCAGCCGGCTGACTGGAGCAGCTGTGTCTACACGAGGGCGATTCATGGCACCAGAGGAGAAAGTACAGGCTACCCCAGG CGATCGTGCTCTGTATCTGCACATCCAAGGGCAGACTCGGGATGTTGTTGACA AGGCTGTGAACCGGATTAAAGAGATCATTGCAGGTGGAGTTATAAAGGCTGTTAGTGCTTCCGGCTCGCAGTTCAATGGTCCAATGGTTACTGTCTATCACCAGCCAGCCCCTGTTACTCATCCTACAACCACCACAGCGAAATCACAAGCTGGG ATGCATTATGTTCAGGATAAAGTTTTTGTGGGTCTGGAGCAGATTGATCCAGCTTTTAACATTAAAGAGAAAGTGGAGGGGCCAGGCGGATCCTACCTGCAACACATTCAGGCTGAGACTGGTGCCAAAGTTTTCCTGCGTGGGAAGGGTTCAGGCTGCCTGGAGCCTGCCTCTGGGAGAGAGGCCTTTGAACCAATGTACATCTATATCAG TCATCCCAAACCAGAGGGTCTTTCAGCTGCAAGGAAactttgtgagagcttgctgcaGACT GTCCACAGTGAGCATTCCAGGTTCCTAAGTCAAATGAATTCATCAGTCATGCCACCACAAG GTTACCAGCAGGTACCTGGAGCTGTGCCCCAGCAGCATTATTACCCTGGCCAGGGTTACCAGGCCAGGTACCCAGTGGGCCCTATTCCGCTACAGTCCTCACAGAGTTCATATCCCAGACCATGTGGTCCTGAAGCTGCACAGTTCCCAGTGTCGGGAGCAGCACAGCCCCTGGCTGTGCCTGGGCAG CAAAACCCTGTGGTTGGCAACTACGCCACGCCATTACCTGTGAATACACCTGCTTATGATGGGATGATGGGTGCACCGAGACCCTCCActcacctccctccacctcaGGGCCACAAGAGACGCTTCACTGAAGAGAGTGAAGAGGAATCGGCACTGCTGGGCTACCAG CATGGACCCATTCATATGACTAATTTAGGTACAGGGTCCTCTCAGACCGGACGGAGTGGAGCTGGTATGGTCTTCGCTGATCCCTGCGGCAGAGCCAAGGAGAGGGACAG gCAGCTGATGCCCCCACCACCACGACTTCTCAACGAAGGATTCGTGCAGCCAGAAGATCAGTGTGGGATGTACAGACCTCCAGCGTCTCTGG ATCGTCTTGGGGAGCCCTCGATGAAGATGAGGAGGATGAGTGAGAGGGGATCGCGGCTTGTGTCCTACGGTGGGGATTCGTCGGATGAGGAAgaagaacattccagaaggaggcaGAGTATGGTGCAGGGCTGGAGTGCAGAGTGCCGGTACACACTACCTCCTCAGCGAGCCCAGCAACAGATGCCCTTCTGGATGGCACCGTAG